The following are encoded together in the Halomonas halophila genome:
- the lgt gene encoding prolipoprotein diacylglyceryl transferase encodes MLRYPDIDPVAISLGPLQVHWYGLMYVIGFIAAWWLGRRRAARIGLNGDDVGDLIFYAALGVVLGGRLGYALFYGLDQWLADPLWILRVWDGGMSFHGGLIGVLLASLYFARKKRLAFFTLTDFVAPLVPIGLGAGRIGNFINHELPGRVTDLPWGLVFPGLGNEPRHPSSLYEAVLEGAVLFAVLWWVSATPRRRGLVSGLFLTLYGVFRFGVEFVRRPDPQLGFIAFDWLTMGMLLSLPMIIAGVALMAWSRGRPVDARVDAAA; translated from the coding sequence ATGCTGCGCTATCCCGATATCGACCCCGTGGCCATCTCGCTTGGTCCGCTCCAGGTTCACTGGTATGGCCTGATGTACGTCATCGGCTTCATCGCCGCCTGGTGGCTGGGCCGCCGCCGCGCCGCTCGCATCGGCCTCAATGGCGACGATGTGGGTGACCTGATCTTCTATGCCGCCCTGGGCGTGGTGCTCGGCGGACGGCTGGGCTATGCGCTGTTCTACGGCCTCGACCAGTGGCTGGCCGATCCGCTGTGGATCCTGCGCGTCTGGGACGGCGGCATGAGCTTCCACGGCGGCCTGATTGGCGTGCTGCTGGCCTCGCTCTACTTCGCTCGCAAGAAGCGGCTGGCGTTCTTCACCCTCACCGATTTCGTCGCCCCGCTGGTGCCGATTGGCCTGGGGGCCGGGCGCATCGGCAACTTCATCAACCACGAGCTGCCGGGCCGGGTCACCGACCTGCCCTGGGGGCTGGTGTTCCCCGGTCTGGGGAACGAGCCGCGCCATCCTTCATCGCTGTATGAGGCGGTGCTGGAAGGGGCGGTACTGTTCGCGGTGCTGTGGTGGGTCTCGGCCACGCCGCGCCGTCGTGGTCTGGTGTCGGGGCTGTTCCTGACGCTCTACGGCGTGTTCCGCTTCGGCGTGGAGTTCGTGCGTCGCCCGGACCCGCAGCTCGGCTTCATCGCCTTCGACTGGTTGACCATGGGCATGCTGCTGTCGCTGCCGATGATCATCGCCGGCGTGGCACTGATGGCCTGGTCCCGCGGCCGGCCGGTGGATGCCAGGGTCGACGCTGCGGCCTGA
- a CDS encoding NRDE family protein, with translation MCLIALAHRPDASVVLRLVANRDEFHARPTAPLAAWDDAPGILGGRDLQAGGGWLAVHRRGRFSAVTNVRDPALSAPEDAPSRGDLVRSALEADDLEGWLGALADGGARRYAGFNLLVGDGRRLWYLHRGRDRVRLERLAPGLHGLSNAERDTPWPKLMAARRGLADSLGNGRWPDDALAPLADSREAEDPRLPDTGVGQALERRLSAAFIVGQDYGTRATSWLEWRADGRLTLGERRFGPNGIALGEHRLTLETPPPGGVRRA, from the coding sequence ATGTGCCTGATCGCCCTCGCCCACCGGCCCGACGCCTCCGTCGTGCTGCGCCTGGTGGCCAACCGTGACGAGTTCCACGCCCGCCCCACCGCGCCGCTGGCGGCCTGGGACGATGCTCCCGGCATCCTCGGCGGCCGCGACCTGCAGGCCGGCGGCGGCTGGCTCGCCGTGCACCGCCGCGGGCGCTTCTCCGCCGTGACCAACGTCCGCGACCCGGCGCTTTCGGCCCCCGAAGACGCCCCCAGCCGCGGCGATCTGGTGCGCTCGGCCCTGGAGGCCGACGACCTCGAAGGCTGGCTGGGTGCGCTCGCCGACGGCGGCGCTCGGCGCTACGCGGGCTTCAACCTGCTGGTCGGCGACGGCCGGCGACTGTGGTATCTCCATCGCGGCCGCGACCGTGTTCGGCTCGAGCGCCTCGCCCCCGGCCTGCACGGCCTCTCCAATGCCGAACGGGACACGCCCTGGCCGAAGCTGATGGCCGCGCGCCGCGGGCTCGCCGACAGCCTGGGAAACGGTCGCTGGCCGGATGACGCCCTGGCGCCGCTCGCCGATTCTCGCGAGGCCGAGGACCCACGACTGCCGGACACCGGCGTGGGCCAGGCACTCGAACGCCGCCTCTCGGCGGCGTTCATCGTCGGCCAGGACTACGGCACCCGGGCCACCAGCTGGCTGGAATGGCGCGCCGACGGCCGGCTGACCCTCGGCGAGCGACGCTTCGGCCCGAACGGCATCGCGCTCGGCGAACATCGGCTGACGCTCGAAACGCCACCGCCGGGCGGCGTCAGGCGCGCCTGA
- a CDS encoding ProQ/FINO family protein — protein sequence MIDERPRRLMATLESRVEALLEARVEGRVQHQALQNRLSELEQSRQALEARNAELQARAEAVQGQRDELARRIKALEATLAESEAARLELVEENRELDEQGRELEAHAQRLQARLDETVAEPPVSTHRQGLGLSALMGHHRAAAPAADEADAEETAAVSASSDVPQQAALPVEEAPSPQALLAQWYQRYGDAFFKGHTRPLKVGIHEDLSALEPWPEKLVRRALACYVNLPRYLKSVREGAERIDLEGSPAGAVDRGAAEHAHRKLERLQAERQRKGKPAKARKPRQSRTDEPSSQPKEASGAPDAASPAAARATAEPSPQDEPADDRFHRKLGELMARHNGR from the coding sequence TTGATCGATGAACGCCCCCGTCGTCTCATGGCGACCCTGGAATCTCGCGTCGAGGCATTGCTCGAGGCGCGCGTCGAGGGTCGGGTGCAGCATCAGGCCCTGCAGAACCGGCTGAGCGAGCTGGAGCAGAGCCGTCAGGCCCTGGAAGCGCGCAACGCCGAGCTGCAGGCGCGAGCCGAGGCGGTCCAGGGGCAGCGCGATGAGCTGGCGCGGCGCATCAAGGCGCTGGAGGCGACGCTGGCCGAGTCCGAGGCGGCGCGGCTGGAACTCGTCGAGGAGAACCGCGAGCTTGATGAGCAGGGCCGTGAACTCGAGGCGCATGCCCAGCGGCTCCAGGCCCGGCTCGACGAGACCGTGGCGGAGCCGCCCGTTTCGACGCACCGCCAGGGCCTCGGGCTCTCCGCCCTGATGGGGCATCATCGTGCCGCGGCGCCGGCGGCCGATGAGGCGGATGCCGAAGAGACTGCCGCCGTTTCCGCCTCGTCCGATGTCCCACAGCAGGCCGCGCTGCCCGTCGAGGAGGCGCCTTCTCCCCAGGCCCTGCTCGCCCAGTGGTATCAGCGCTACGGCGACGCCTTCTTCAAGGGCCATACCCGGCCGCTCAAGGTCGGCATCCACGAGGATCTGAGCGCCCTGGAGCCCTGGCCCGAGAAGCTGGTACGCCGCGCCCTGGCCTGCTACGTCAACCTGCCGCGCTACCTGAAATCGGTGCGTGAGGGTGCCGAGCGGATCGACCTCGAGGGGTCGCCGGCGGGGGCGGTGGATCGCGGTGCCGCCGAGCATGCTCACCGGAAGCTGGAACGCCTGCAGGCCGAGCGTCAGCGCAAGGGCAAGCCGGCGAAGGCGCGCAAGCCTCGTCAGTCGCGTACCGACGAGCCTTCCTCTCAGCCGAAGGAAGCCAGCGGCGCGCCCGATGCTGCCTCGCCTGCCGCCGCTCGAGCGACGGCCGAGCCTTCCCCCCAGGACGAGCCCGCCGATGACCGGTTTCACCGCAAGCTCGGTGAGCTGATGGCACGCCATAACGGGCGTTGA
- a CDS encoding dihydrofolate reductase: MNDETLVPVAMIAAMSANRVIGVDNQLPWYLPEDLKFFKRMTQAKPLVMGRKTFESIGRPLPGRLNIVVTRDSGFQPEGVRVCHDLDEALALADRQATIDGVDEIMVMGGGQIYAQALPKASRLYLTEVGVEVEGDARFPELDEAEWEERQRVPGQPAEGQPAYDFVQYRRRGLPDAAE; the protein is encoded by the coding sequence ATGAACGACGAGACGCTCGTCCCGGTGGCTATGATCGCCGCGATGTCCGCGAACCGGGTCATCGGCGTGGACAACCAGCTGCCCTGGTACCTGCCCGAGGACCTGAAGTTCTTCAAGCGCATGACCCAGGCCAAGCCGCTGGTCATGGGCCGCAAGACGTTCGAGTCCATCGGCCGGCCGCTGCCCGGGCGGCTCAACATCGTCGTCACGCGTGATTCCGGTTTCCAGCCCGAGGGCGTGCGGGTCTGCCACGACCTCGATGAAGCGCTGGCGCTGGCCGACCGGCAGGCCACCATCGACGGCGTCGACGAGATCATGGTGATGGGCGGCGGCCAGATCTATGCCCAGGCGCTGCCGAAGGCGAGCCGACTCTATCTCACCGAGGTGGGCGTCGAGGTGGAGGGCGATGCCCGCTTCCCCGAACTGGACGAGGCCGAGTGGGAAGAGCGGCAGCGCGTGCCGGGCCAGCCCGCCGAGGGGCAGCCGGCCTATGACTTCGTGCAATACCGGCGCCGGGGTTTGCCAGACGCCGCGGAGTGA
- a CDS encoding thymidylate synthase — MPVTANAPPALEQPYLDLMRAVLDHGVERDDRTGVGTRSLFGHQMRFDLSRGFPLVTTKKLHLRSIIHELLWFLAGDTNIAYLKDNGVRIWDEWADENGELGPVYGYQWRSWPDPRGGHVDQIANLLEQLRTNPRSRRLIVSAWNPALVDEMALPPCHCLFQFYVADGKLSCQLYQRSADIFLGVPFNIASYALLTQMIAQVAGLEPGDFVHTLGDAHLYLNHLDQAREQLSRDPRPAPRLALDPSVTDLFDFRFEHIAIEGYDPHPHIKAEVAV, encoded by the coding sequence ATGCCCGTGACCGCCAACGCCCCTCCCGCCCTCGAACAGCCCTATCTGGACCTGATGCGCGCCGTGCTCGATCACGGCGTGGAGCGCGACGACCGCACCGGCGTCGGCACCCGCTCGCTGTTCGGCCACCAGATGCGCTTCGACCTGTCCCGTGGTTTCCCGCTCGTCACCACCAAGAAGCTGCACCTGCGCTCGATCATCCACGAGCTGCTGTGGTTCCTGGCCGGCGATACCAACATCGCCTACCTCAAGGACAACGGGGTGCGCATCTGGGACGAGTGGGCCGACGAGAACGGCGAGCTGGGCCCGGTCTATGGCTATCAGTGGCGTAGCTGGCCGGACCCGCGCGGCGGGCACGTCGACCAGATCGCCAATCTGCTGGAGCAGCTGCGGACCAATCCGCGCTCGCGGCGGCTGATCGTCTCGGCCTGGAATCCGGCGCTGGTCGACGAGATGGCGCTGCCGCCGTGCCACTGCCTGTTCCAGTTCTACGTCGCCGACGGCAAGCTCTCCTGCCAGCTCTACCAGCGCAGCGCCGACATCTTCCTCGGCGTGCCCTTCAATATCGCCAGCTACGCGCTGCTGACGCAGATGATCGCCCAGGTGGCAGGCCTCGAGCCCGGTGACTTCGTGCACACCCTGGGCGACGCCCATCTCTATCTGAATCACCTGGACCAGGCCCGGGAGCAGCTGTCGCGTGACCCGCGCCCGGCGCCGCGACTGGCGCTCGACCCGAGCGTGACCGATCTGTTCGACTTCCGCTTCGAGCACATCGCCATCGAGGGCTACGACCCGCACCCCCACATCAAGGCAGAGGTGGCCGTATGA
- a CDS encoding porin, which produces MKKTLLATAIAGAMAASGAQAATVYNQDGTKLDIYGNIQIAYINTNDSAGDSEDEIADNGSTFGFAAEHVIYDGLTGYLKLEFDDFQADEMKVAGRDSGDQAYVGLKGNFGDVRLGSYDPLIDDWIQDPITNNEYFDASDSNSGIANVGTNDREGDKVTYTSPVFSGFQFAVGTQYKGDAEENEFEGTLGQGVEHTVEADSNASFFGGVKYTAGAFSIAAAYDNLDNYDGKITSVNGSTTAPIVGTDYELGDQYGVTAQYTIDALRLAAKYEKFDAEADDSDIDFVALGARYGYGMGDVYGAYQNVDYDDSNVDDRDEVIVGATYNISDAMYTWAEAAWYDKENDEDDGFGVGITYLF; this is translated from the coding sequence ATGAAAAAGACACTGTTAGCGACTGCCATCGCCGGTGCCATGGCTGCCTCCGGCGCCCAGGCCGCCACCGTCTACAACCAGGACGGCACCAAGCTCGACATCTACGGCAACATTCAGATTGCCTATATCAACACCAATGACTCCGCTGGCGACAGCGAAGACGAAATCGCTGATAACGGCTCTACCTTCGGCTTCGCCGCCGAGCACGTCATCTACGACGGCCTGACCGGCTACCTGAAGCTCGAGTTCGACGACTTCCAGGCCGACGAGATGAAAGTTGCGGGCCGTGACAGTGGCGATCAGGCCTATGTCGGCCTGAAGGGCAACTTCGGTGATGTGCGTCTCGGTTCCTACGATCCGCTGATCGATGACTGGATCCAGGATCCGATCACCAACAACGAGTACTTCGACGCTTCCGATTCCAACAGCGGCATTGCCAATGTTGGTACCAATGATCGCGAAGGCGACAAGGTGACCTACACCTCGCCGGTCTTCAGTGGCTTCCAGTTCGCCGTGGGTACCCAGTACAAGGGCGATGCTGAAGAAAATGAGTTTGAAGGTACTCTTGGACAGGGTGTTGAGCACACTGTGGAGGCTGACTCCAATGCCTCCTTCTTCGGTGGCGTGAAATACACCGCTGGTGCTTTCTCCATCGCTGCCGCATACGACAACCTGGATAACTACGACGGCAAGATCACTTCCGTCAATGGCAGCACCACTGCCCCCATCGTTGGTACCGACTACGAGCTGGGCGACCAGTACGGCGTGACTGCCCAGTACACCATCGATGCTCTGCGTCTGGCCGCCAAGTACGAGAAGTTCGACGCCGAGGCTGACGACAGCGACATCGACTTCGTGGCTCTGGGTGCCCGCTACGGCTACGGCATGGGTGACGTCTATGGCGCCTACCAGAACGTCGACTATGACGACAGCAATGTCGACGATCGCGACGAGGTCATTGTTGGTGCCACCTACAACATCTCCGACGCCATGTACACCTGGGCCGAAGCGGCTTGGTATGACAAGGAAAATGACGAAGATGATGGCTTTGGTGTGGGTATCACCTACCTGTTCTGA
- a CDS encoding response regulator: MSVENDKERAWPRLVTPILWPLLVLQVVLVGLWLAVGLSGRWLVLSPVSWGDTFWWLLVLAVGSGLNVTAFLMLLRQRLRAEEARVEAAFGRLNERLVAIGGDDAPGAGRLQDAGLPLERRLEAVAESCDALGERWQAELEAVRGVERRLNDDLQAQQGRLARLETGRVRAQEESRLKSGYLSHLQQMLQPLMASVSEVLQGERFQRPDGDAERNALAGLRERLAETAVLLENLGDPESTEAALPPPSAARVLVVDDGPVNLMLARKVLEGRGLEVVTATSGREALDSLEASPFDLVFLDIYMAGLDGVETCRAWRAREAERGDRGRSVLVALTANAGESDRRRFREAGMDDYLAKPYRPQDLLDRVQHWLPGRLAGEDDA; encoded by the coding sequence ATGAGTGTCGAGAACGACAAGGAACGGGCCTGGCCACGCCTGGTCACGCCGATTCTCTGGCCATTGCTGGTCCTCCAGGTCGTGCTGGTGGGGCTGTGGCTGGCGGTGGGGCTGAGTGGCCGCTGGCTGGTGCTGTCGCCGGTCTCCTGGGGCGATACGTTCTGGTGGCTGCTGGTGCTGGCGGTCGGCAGCGGCCTCAACGTGACGGCCTTCCTGATGCTGCTGCGCCAGCGCCTCCGCGCCGAGGAAGCTCGGGTCGAGGCGGCCTTCGGCCGGCTGAACGAGCGGCTGGTCGCCATCGGCGGCGACGATGCCCCCGGGGCGGGACGGCTTCAGGATGCCGGCCTGCCGCTCGAGCGACGCCTCGAGGCCGTGGCGGAGAGCTGCGATGCCCTCGGCGAGCGCTGGCAGGCCGAGCTGGAGGCCGTGCGCGGCGTGGAGCGTCGCCTCAATGATGACCTTCAGGCCCAGCAGGGCCGCCTGGCTCGGCTCGAGACCGGGCGTGTGCGCGCCCAGGAGGAGTCGCGGCTCAAGTCCGGCTATCTCAGCCACCTGCAACAGATGCTGCAGCCGCTGATGGCTTCCGTGTCCGAGGTGCTGCAGGGCGAGCGTTTCCAGCGCCCGGACGGTGACGCGGAGCGGAACGCCCTGGCGGGGCTGCGGGAGCGGCTGGCGGAGACCGCGGTGCTGCTGGAGAACCTCGGCGACCCGGAATCGACGGAGGCAGCGCTGCCGCCACCGTCCGCCGCCCGGGTGCTGGTCGTCGACGATGGCCCGGTCAACCTGATGCTGGCGCGCAAGGTGCTGGAGGGGCGGGGCCTCGAGGTGGTCACGGCCACCAGCGGCCGGGAAGCCCTCGACAGCCTGGAGGCGTCGCCTTTCGACCTGGTCTTTCTGGATATCTACATGGCCGGCCTGGACGGCGTGGAGACCTGCCGCGCCTGGCGGGCCCGCGAGGCCGAGCGTGGCGATCGGGGGCGCAGCGTGCTGGTGGCCTTGACCGCCAATGCCGGCGAAAGCGATCGCCGACGCTTCCGCGAGGCCGGCATGGATGACTACCTGGCCAAGCCTTATCGTCCCCAGGACCTGCTGGATCGCGTGCAACACTGGTTGCCGGGGCGCCTGGCCGGGGAGGACGACGCATGA
- a CDS encoding RNA pyrophosphohydrolase gives MIDADGFRPNVGIILANDEGQLLWARRVGQNAWQFPQGGIKANETPQQALFRELYEEVGLTADDVEVLACTRGWLRYRLPRRMVRTRSRPVCIGQKQKWFLLRIRCGETRISMDGGAAKPEFDGWRWVSYWYPLGQVVPFKREVYRRALRELSPRAQRLALGHG, from the coding sequence GTGATCGACGCAGATGGCTTTCGCCCCAACGTTGGCATCATTCTCGCCAACGACGAAGGGCAACTGCTATGGGCGCGTCGGGTAGGGCAGAATGCGTGGCAGTTTCCCCAGGGAGGCATCAAGGCGAACGAGACACCGCAACAGGCACTGTTTCGCGAACTCTACGAGGAGGTCGGCCTGACGGCCGATGACGTCGAGGTGCTTGCCTGTACCCGAGGCTGGTTGCGCTACCGCCTACCGCGCCGCATGGTAAGAACCCGTTCCCGGCCGGTGTGCATCGGCCAGAAGCAGAAGTGGTTCCTGCTCAGGATCCGCTGTGGCGAGACCCGCATCAGCATGGATGGCGGTGCGGCCAAACCGGAGTTCGACGGCTGGCGCTGGGTCAGCTACTGGTACCCGCTGGGCCAGGTGGTGCCCTTCAAGCGCGAGGTCTACCGGCGCGCGCTGCGCGAGCTGTCACCGCGCGCCCAGCGCCTGGCGCTGGGGCATGGCTGA
- the ptsP gene encoding phosphoenolpyruvate--protein phosphotransferase: MLEVLRRIILEVNGARNLEAALSTMVRRIRKAMRTDVCSFYLFDTQLDRLVLMETIGLRTQAVGHVSLPVGEGLVGLVAQREEPLNLEDARAHPYFRYFETTGEERYSSFLGVPIIHQRRMLGVLVVQQADKRRFDEADEAFLVTMAAQLAGVLAHALATGSLTRPSLPGGQATFTGVAASPGMAIGEAVVIAPPADLDSVPDLIPTDEEYEIERLSEAIGRVRDEIRAAGERLANRISAQELALFDVYQQMLGEEALFQEVVKRIREGQWAPGALADVVRRHVQYLERVSDDYLRERAADVRDLGRRVLAHLQENTSATPDVYPERTVLVSDEISVAMLGEVPRDKLAGIVSVRGSSTSHVAIVARAMGIPTVLGMVDLPLPRLNGARLVLDGHRGRLFVRPSPDIESHYEGLIEEERALSELLEHEQDLPSRTPDGHDVRLLVNTGLAVDAMASLKSRIGGVGLYRTEVPFMITERFPGEQEQTRLYREQLEGFAPLPVVMRTLDIGGDKDLPYFPIEEANPFLGWRGIRVTLDHPEVLMVQLRAMLRASQGLDNLQILLPMITNVDEVDDALRLLDRAIRELGEDGVEVVRPKVGAMIEVPATLYQLDALAERVDFFSVGSNDLTQYLLAVDRNNPRVADLYDACHPAVLSAMARLAREATALEVPISVCGELAADPAGALLLMGMGFDALSMNAPSLPKVRAAIRRVSLASAQALVEDALAESSPLGVRRCLEARMSDWQLAHLLPPKDA, translated from the coding sequence ATGCTCGAGGTACTGCGCCGCATCATCCTGGAGGTCAACGGGGCTCGCAATCTGGAGGCCGCCCTGTCGACCATGGTGCGGCGCATCCGCAAGGCCATGCGTACCGACGTATGCTCCTTCTACCTCTTCGATACCCAGCTCGACCGCCTGGTGCTGATGGAGACCATCGGCCTGCGCACCCAGGCCGTGGGCCATGTGAGCCTGCCGGTGGGCGAGGGCCTGGTCGGGCTGGTGGCCCAGCGGGAGGAACCCCTCAATCTCGAGGACGCCCGGGCCCATCCCTATTTCCGCTACTTCGAGACCACCGGCGAGGAGCGCTATTCCAGCTTCCTCGGCGTGCCGATCATCCATCAGCGTCGCATGCTCGGCGTGCTGGTGGTTCAGCAGGCCGACAAGCGTCGCTTCGACGAGGCCGACGAGGCCTTCCTGGTCACGATGGCCGCACAGCTCGCCGGCGTGCTGGCTCATGCGCTGGCCACCGGCAGCCTGACTCGGCCGTCGCTGCCCGGCGGTCAGGCCACCTTCACCGGGGTCGCGGCCTCGCCGGGCATGGCCATCGGCGAGGCGGTGGTGATCGCGCCGCCCGCCGATCTCGACAGCGTGCCCGACCTCATCCCCACCGACGAAGAGTACGAGATCGAGCGGCTCAGCGAGGCGATCGGTCGGGTTCGCGACGAGATACGCGCCGCCGGCGAGCGCCTGGCCAACCGCATTTCCGCCCAGGAACTGGCGCTGTTCGACGTCTATCAGCAGATGCTCGGCGAGGAGGCGCTGTTCCAGGAGGTGGTCAAGCGCATCCGCGAGGGACAGTGGGCCCCCGGGGCGCTGGCCGACGTGGTGCGTCGCCACGTGCAGTACCTGGAGCGAGTGAGCGACGACTACCTGCGCGAACGGGCGGCGGACGTGCGCGACCTGGGGCGGCGCGTGCTGGCCCATCTGCAGGAAAACACCTCCGCGACGCCCGACGTGTATCCGGAGCGCACCGTGCTGGTCAGCGACGAGATCAGCGTGGCGATGCTCGGCGAGGTGCCGCGGGACAAGCTGGCGGGCATCGTCTCGGTGCGCGGCTCCAGCACGTCCCATGTGGCGATCGTGGCCCGCGCCATGGGTATTCCCACCGTGCTGGGCATGGTCGATCTGCCGCTGCCCAGGCTCAACGGCGCCAGACTGGTGCTCGACGGCCACCGCGGGCGGCTGTTCGTGCGTCCGAGCCCCGATATCGAGAGCCACTACGAAGGCCTGATCGAGGAGGAGCGGGCGCTCTCGGAGCTGCTCGAGCACGAACAGGATCTGCCGAGTCGCACGCCGGACGGTCACGACGTGCGGCTGCTGGTCAACACCGGCCTCGCGGTGGACGCCATGGCATCGCTCAAGTCGCGGATCGGCGGGGTGGGGCTGTATCGCACCGAAGTGCCGTTCATGATCACCGAACGTTTCCCCGGGGAGCAGGAGCAGACCCGGCTCTACCGCGAGCAGCTGGAGGGCTTCGCCCCGCTGCCGGTGGTGATGCGCACCCTGGACATCGGCGGCGACAAGGATCTGCCGTACTTCCCCATCGAGGAGGCCAACCCCTTCCTCGGTTGGCGGGGCATTCGCGTCACCCTGGACCATCCCGAGGTGCTGATGGTCCAGCTGCGGGCCATGCTGCGGGCCTCCCAGGGGCTCGACAACCTGCAGATCCTGCTGCCGATGATCACCAACGTCGATGAGGTCGATGACGCCCTGCGCCTGCTGGACCGGGCCATCCGCGAACTCGGCGAGGACGGCGTCGAGGTGGTCAGGCCCAAGGTCGGTGCGATGATCGAGGTGCCCGCGACCCTCTATCAGCTCGATGCCCTGGCCGAGCGGGTGGACTTCTTCTCGGTGGGCAGCAACGACCTGACCCAGTACCTGCTGGCGGTGGATCGCAACAACCCCCGGGTGGCGGATCTCTACGACGCCTGCCACCCGGCGGTGCTGTCGGCCATGGCACGCCTGGCGCGTGAGGCGACGGCGTTGGAGGTGCCGATCTCGGTATGCGGCGAGCTGGCGGCCGATCCGGCCGGAGCCCTGCTGCTGATGGGCATGGGCTTCGATGCGCTGTCGATGAACGCGCCGAGCCTGCCCAAGGTACGGGCCGCCATCCGCCGCGTCAGCCTGGCGTCGGCGCAGGCGCTGGTGGAAGACGCCCTGGCCGAATCCTCGCCGCTGGGCGTCAGGCGCTGCCTGGAGGCGCGCATGAGCGATTGGCAGCTCGCCCACCTGCTGCCGCCCAAGGACGCCTGA